In Candidatus Paceibacterota bacterium, the following proteins share a genomic window:
- a CDS encoding LamG-like jellyroll fold domain-containing protein has translation MIKMHLIYDFTKLRILFIGLIGFMLFFIFVPTSFASTITQNEPLQDCLDAKRVVDLSWSSDIPGNPTYYVMRKLSSEINYSEIGNTEALSYTDNSALSDKSYHYKIKAVKSGDIFSNEKTSGANYCAAVFSEMDAECKANGPHNSLTWSTATGNILKYEILRKNDTLEEAEFVKIGETTDHVYDDGPNIIGTNSYSYSVRANWQDGTKKNSASVSIEARACPVILSSNTSCNSSAPGGQKISLSWNSLMGAARYEIYRKTPSDPDYSLLMSVDAATTTYDDSLVGSMPLNYWQSGNMDYFIKAVWIKDLEEVAKNSLSKQTANYYCSPFASSSGMCDASGNPEMHVSWTKIMNSDFYNLFRNDTSFLGQYGSGTNSFVDYLSPDDCPGANCTQNYKVVAGVTGYPNFTSNTVSQSINCATIVPPSPTPVLNSPEVFCASGDSRIRLSWTSSENVIYYTLYRNGTSLLNLTNTTYIDSGVEAGSEYTYYVIANGREGTQTAPSMAETINASNCIPPNAPILSIAGSCVLGNPKVGLSWSSTSNTINYEIKRGLSEAGMATKATVGNTTYSWNDTDSLNPSTAYYYQVIANGDPGVARGYSAVQSITTDSCLPTLPVVSLLDSCSGGNPKVTISWISDDANTQNFKVFREDLGLPIATVPVGGTYSIIDPNPLLITTTYKYKVVAAGYNAGQEASSVYQPVTTSNCSPPGPFILTDPPSASCQGPYPKVQLDWTNSANATSYDLLRSVSSPATINGVISPFGDVGHGNILNFDGSDDYVNAGTSADLDMTTNDFTVEVWAKADGGTYGRGIVNKGGWGSTGYFISEAYSPSNRYSFGVKDSSGYKAVSLPLYETWGWTHIVGIKKTNHLEAWVNGSSAGEYNGTINTLSNPTKALEIGRSYNPYYFNGSVGEVRIYRRALSSTEVAEHKNGVYANEADLVGLWYFDEGGGQIASDSSNYGRNATLGSAAGADSDDPAWGSGLLSKTNYSWRVDAFSSGGSASSNTISPFLTPECPPQRSNLVLSPLCSSNKAVVDISWPYAIDTSTYEIYRNGVLVRTAAQSIDPDLRKWTDDNAGAGLSDSTNYTYYIKSISPSSASSQSANRVVTTVYCAVLSAPTGLTAAFSCTGTPASTPRVSLSWNAVPGAASYDIYRNGLFLVNETVLTHEDTTVTVNTLYDYTVRAKNSGGESSDSSIASISLGKYCTPQKPVVSLGAGCSGGNPANNISWTGETYPNTAIYKIYRGTTNNFVDAGTVLIKTIDKATQPAAFGARTIIDNPSSPRLEDEATYYYWVQSIGPAPMNYTTLSDATNIVNLFCGPPESTNTLIGSFQCSGTPPSNPYAHMSWLSIGHATSYDVYRNGIFLTNVTTLTHDDYTIDVNTAYGYTVRGRSPFGQGADSNVISIAAGHYCTPSVPAIDPIVTVCESDQSKNTVSWTDATPDNTNNFEIYRSTGSVSISNFESVTFTPPGWTTGGDANWFRDTSASSDGSASAASGAIGNSQSAFIDYDITVSSPSALRFHWKVSSEDSYDFLLFCLDNDGCTRATGYRNRISGTSMASFAEMIVPISAGAHSFRWVYAKDDSTIGGSDRAWIDNVRIVSIDSAALLQTVGKNTLTWTDNGPLLPLTEYLYWIKANGPTGLLSFSAGATETFSCEAMPPVASLNASFACSGSNPYAALGWDNVPNATSYNIYRDGSYLTSRTTNSYDDMGIAVNTAYSYVVKAENDAGEGAGSNVALIGIGNYCVPFTPVIDPIYSNCSTNDPYNMISWSDDFPSGTQKYEIYRNTIDNMGSALLVKALDKTIPSDLAEFNSRAWTDSSAGLQDLWTYYYWIKAIGPTALTSFSSSRSVTTLFCGVPDVSTLALGSTYCDLNVPYADLSWTASANAYSYNLYRNNVSDSLQSVYFSVRSPITDGGSRSLQFDGSDDYAAIANESNFDFERDRAFSITAWLKPDASSTGIQEVITKASDYSPYRGWHLITNYYFPTSQVRAGTISFMMVNTWSSNAITVSTTSPSMLNDGGWHHYVITYDGSSLASGVRIYEDGISLGVTIDENSLSNTILSDAPVTIGARQGGSPQWHELFDGSIDEVRIYGRSLSGIEIAEQYNAIYKNELGLAGVWHFDEKAGVAAYDNSGNGSDGTLINGPERQSDSPNILSSLPLESNKNYKYAVKAMGIGNESAMSNEVSIIAPDCSPVQANLILTPGCDVSGTQIALSWLPDPNTSYWTIYKKRTSEPFAAYTCINCPGTTLTSYIDLNVESSASYDYYIEAHGSSSVAFSEEKTAIAMECFDVPAKPVISRDSGYVCGGALPGNTDNTVLPICAGSSSRMQINWAPYDESKTFSYNILRKNVSAGETNFSKIRENMPYLARTYIDGNINSVENYVYKVEAVGSGVDNSVESDPSLQTTSCDCLNIPPFYPPFLSLVSASYTLSAGGNVEIKWSDTQNETSYEIFRRLQGDSEFAYVGMGEKMDDLFGLFINKATAAYSTPLDSMVSGTDYEDPPPTGFVTFNDLTAQEDTTYEYQIRAVNAAGTTSSNIISPVYVPIAPPGDFMLDYENLPNRVRLDWSAAEYSVKGGPPVYTVYRDDNSDFSSAEVICLNVADFPVDSDNRICMDNDPLPGFAFYRVRAVNNSPIYTDSNTVPVLSTLKWDETTP, from the coding sequence ATGATAAAAATGCATTTGATATATGATTTCACAAAGTTAAGAATCTTGTTTATAGGTCTGATCGGTTTTATGCTGTTTTTTATTTTCGTCCCGACATCCTTTGCTTCGACAATCACCCAGAATGAACCTCTCCAAGATTGTCTTGATGCGAAAAGAGTGGTGGATCTTTCATGGTCATCGGATATTCCCGGAAATCCGACGTACTATGTTATGAGAAAACTGTCCAGCGAGATCAATTATTCGGAGATCGGAAATACAGAAGCCTTGTCCTACACTGACAATTCCGCTTTAAGCGATAAAAGCTATCATTACAAAATAAAAGCTGTTAAATCCGGAGATATCTTTTCCAACGAAAAGACATCGGGAGCCAATTATTGTGCAGCTGTTTTTTCCGAGATGGATGCAGAGTGCAAGGCCAATGGTCCGCACAATAGTCTGACCTGGAGCACTGCAACGGGGAATATCCTGAAATATGAGATCCTGAGGAAGAATGACACACTCGAAGAAGCGGAGTTCGTGAAGATTGGCGAGACAACGGACCATGTTTATGACGACGGTCCGAATATCATCGGAACCAATTCATATTCATATTCCGTGCGGGCGAATTGGCAGGATGGAACGAAAAAAAATTCGGCAAGCGTTTCGATCGAGGCAAGGGCTTGTCCTGTAATATTGAGTTCAAATACAAGCTGCAATAGCAGTGCTCCGGGAGGGCAAAAAATAAGCTTATCCTGGAACAGCCTGATGGGAGCGGCAAGATATGAAATATACCGCAAAACCCCAAGCGATCCGGATTATTCTTTGTTAATGAGCGTTGATGCCGCCACTACGACATACGATGATAGTCTTGTGGGAAGTATGCCTCTGAATTATTGGCAGAGCGGAAACATGGATTATTTCATCAAGGCGGTCTGGATAAAGGATCTTGAGGAAGTTGCAAAAAATTCACTGTCAAAACAAACAGCCAATTATTATTGTTCGCCATTTGCCAGTTCAAGCGGCATGTGCGATGCCTCCGGAAATCCCGAGATGCATGTCAGCTGGACGAAGATAATGAATTCCGATTTTTATAATTTATTCAGAAACGATACATCTTTTTTGGGGCAGTACGGCAGCGGTACGAATTCTTTCGTGGACTATTTAAGCCCCGACGATTGTCCGGGGGCGAACTGTACTCAGAATTATAAGGTTGTTGCCGGAGTCACCGGTTATCCGAATTTCACTTCCAATACGGTGAGCCAGAGCATTAATTGCGCCACGATAGTTCCACCGTCTCCCACTCCGGTCCTGAACAGTCCCGAGGTCTTCTGCGCCAGCGGGGATTCCAGGATAAGGCTCAGCTGGACGTCTTCGGAAAACGTGATCTATTATACTCTTTATAGGAATGGCACATCTCTTCTTAATCTGACAAATACGACATATATCGATTCCGGAGTCGAGGCGGGGTCCGAATATACCTACTACGTCATTGCAAACGGCAGGGAAGGGACTCAGACCGCTCCGAGCATGGCTGAGACCATTAATGCATCGAATTGTATTCCGCCAAATGCCCCCATTCTTTCTATTGCCGGATCGTGCGTGCTTGGCAATCCGAAGGTTGGTCTTTCATGGTCTTCAACAAGCAACACGATCAACTATGAAATAAAAAGAGGGTTGTCTGAGGCCGGTATGGCAACGAAAGCCACCGTGGGCAATACCACATATTCTTGGAATGACACCGACAGTCTGAATCCATCTACCGCTTATTATTATCAGGTCATTGCCAATGGCGATCCGGGTGTCGCGCGGGGATATTCCGCTGTGCAGTCCATAACAACGGATTCCTGTCTCCCAACTTTACCGGTTGTCAGTCTGCTGGATTCTTGTTCCGGCGGAAACCCGAAAGTAACTATCAGCTGGATTTCGGATGATGCAAACACCCAAAACTTTAAAGTTTTCAGAGAGGATCTGGGACTTCCAATTGCGACTGTTCCGGTCGGAGGGACATATTCGATCATCGATCCGAATCCTTTGCTTATCACAACAACTTATAAATATAAGGTTGTGGCGGCGGGTTACAATGCCGGCCAGGAGGCATCTTCCGTCTATCAGCCGGTAACGACGAGCAATTGCTCGCCTCCCGGACCCTTCATCCTGACCGATCCTCCAAGTGCAAGCTGCCAAGGCCCATATCCGAAAGTGCAATTGGATTGGACAAACAGCGCCAATGCCACTTCATATGACCTTTTGCGTTCTGTGTCTTCTCCTGCCACGATCAATGGCGTAATATCGCCCTTTGGCGATGTCGGACACGGAAATATTCTGAATTTTGACGGATCCGATGATTACGTGAATGCAGGCACTTCCGCCGATCTGGACATGACCACAAATGATTTTACGGTTGAAGTTTGGGCAAAAGCCGATGGCGGCACTTATGGCAGAGGGATAGTCAATAAGGGCGGATGGGGTTCGACCGGATATTTTATTTCAGAGGCATATTCTCCCAGTAACAGATATTCATTCGGAGTAAAAGATAGCTCCGGATATAAGGCGGTTTCACTTCCTCTTTATGAAACCTGGGGCTGGACGCATATTGTGGGAATAAAAAAAACCAATCATCTTGAGGCGTGGGTGAATGGATCCAGTGCAGGCGAATACAATGGAACGATCAATACATTGAGCAATCCGACAAAAGCCCTTGAGATCGGAAGAAGCTATAATCCGTATTATTTCAATGGTTCTGTCGGAGAAGTAAGGATCTATAGGCGCGCCCTTTCTTCAACGGAAGTGGCGGAGCACAAGAATGGAGTTTATGCCAACGAAGCGGATCTGGTCGGTTTGTGGTATTTCGATGAAGGAGGCGGGCAGATCGCATCGGATAGTTCGAACTATGGCAGAAATGCGACATTGGGAAGCGCTGCCGGAGCGGACAGCGATGATCCGGCATGGGGAAGCGGTCTTCTCTCAAAGACAAATTACAGCTGGAGGGTGGATGCATTCAGTTCCGGCGGCAGCGCCAGTTCAAATACGATATCTCCATTTTTAACGCCGGAATGTCCGCCTCAAAGATCAAATCTGGTCTTGTCTCCGCTATGCAGTTCGAACAAAGCGGTAGTGGATATTTCATGGCCGTATGCGATTGATACTTCAACTTATGAGATCTATCGGAATGGCGTTTTGGTCAGAACTGCCGCCCAAAGCATAGATCCGGATCTAAGAAAATGGACGGATGATAATGCCGGGGCGGGACTCAGCGATTCAACTAATTACACGTATTATATCAAATCAATCAGTCCGAGCAGTGCAAGCAGCCAGTCTGCCAATCGTGTTGTTACAACGGTTTATTGCGCTGTTTTGTCTGCCCCTACGGGATTAACTGCCGCTTTTTCATGCACCGGTACGCCTGCTTCGACTCCCAGGGTGTCGCTAAGCTGGAATGCCGTTCCCGGCGCGGCTTCATATGATATCTATCGCAATGGATTATTTTTGGTGAATGAAACAGTTTTGACGCATGAAGACACCACGGTCACTGTCAATACGCTTTATGACTATACGGTGAGAGCAAAGAATTCGGGAGGGGAGAGTTCTGATTCAAGCATCGCATCGATCTCGCTTGGAAAATATTGTACTCCGCAAAAGCCGGTAGTCAGTTTAGGCGCGGGTTGTTCGGGTGGAAATCCCGCCAATAATATAAGTTGGACCGGTGAAACATATCCGAACACGGCAATATATAAGATATACAGAGGAACGACAAATAATTTTGTGGATGCCGGGACTGTTTTGATCAAAACTATTGACAAGGCGACCCAACCTGCTGCCTTTGGTGCCAGAACAATTATCGACAATCCTTCAAGTCCCCGGCTGGAAGATGAGGCGACATATTACTATTGGGTCCAGTCTATCGGGCCGGCCCCAATGAATTATACGACCCTTTCCGATGCTACGAATATTGTGAATCTTTTTTGCGGACCTCCCGAGTCCACAAACACTCTGATAGGTTCATTCCAATGTTCCGGAACGCCCCCTTCGAACCCGTATGCGCATATGTCTTGGCTTTCGATCGGACATGCGACTTCTTATGACGTATATAGGAACGGGATATTTTTGACAAATGTAACAACCCTTACTCACGATGATTATACTATTGATGTCAATACTGCGTATGGATACACCGTCAGAGGCAGAAGCCCTTTCGGACAAGGGGCGGATTCAAATGTCATTTCGATCGCGGCTGGACACTATTGCACGCCGTCGGTGCCGGCTATTGATCCGATCGTAACGGTTTGCGAAAGCGATCAGTCGAAGAATACTGTCTCATGGACGGATGCAACGCCCGATAATACCAATAATTTTGAAATTTATAGAAGCACCGGCAGCGTCTCAATCTCTAATTTTGAAAGCGTAACTTTTACGCCTCCCGGATGGACGACCGGAGGAGATGCGAATTGGTTCAGGGATACGTCGGCCTCAAGCGATGGATCGGCTTCGGCCGCCAGTGGTGCAATTGGAAACAGTCAATCCGCTTTTATTGATTATGACATCACGGTCTCCAGCCCATCCGCATTAAGGTTCCATTGGAAAGTCAGTTCTGAAGATAGTTATGATTTTCTTCTTTTTTGCCTGGACAATGATGGGTGCACAAGAGCTACCGGATACAGGAACAGGATAAGCGGAACGTCCATGGCATCTTTCGCGGAAATGATCGTGCCTATCTCGGCAGGAGCGCACAGTTTTCGCTGGGTTTATGCCAAAGATGACAGTACGATCGGCGGAAGCGATAGGGCTTGGATAGATAATGTCCGGATCGTTTCAATCGATTCGGCAGCGCTATTGCAGACAGTCGGCAAAAATACTCTGACATGGACGGATAATGGGCCGCTCTTGCCGTTAACCGAATATCTCTATTGGATTAAGGCAAACGGTCCGACGGGCTTACTCTCTTTCTCTGCGGGAGCCACAGAGACCTTTTCCTGTGAGGCAATGCCGCCGGTAGCAAGTCTGAACGCATCTTTTGCATGTTCTGGCTCGAACCCCTATGCGGCTCTCGGGTGGGACAATGTTCCAAACGCCACTTCTTATAACATTTATCGAGATGGATCCTATCTGACGAGCAGAACGACAAATTCCTATGATGATATGGGTATAGCGGTCAACACTGCCTATTCCTATGTCGTCAAAGCGGAAAATGACGCAGGTGAGGGAGCAGGTTCCAATGTTGCCTTGATCGGCATCGGCAATTATTGCGTTCCTTTCACGCCGGTTATTGACCCAATTTACTCCAATTGCAGTACAAATGATCCCTATAATATGATCTCGTGGTCGGATGATTTTCCTTCCGGCACCCAAAAATATGAGATATATCGCAATACGATCGATAACATGGGTTCGGCATTGCTAGTTAAGGCTTTGGACAAAACCATTCCTTCCGATCTTGCTGAATTCAATTCCAGGGCATGGACGGACAGTTCGGCGGGACTTCAGGATCTTTGGACATATTACTATTGGATAAAAGCAATAGGGCCCACCGCCCTCACATCCTTTTCGAGCTCGAGGTCGGTGACGACATTGTTCTGCGGAGTTCCTGACGTTTCTACTCTGGCTCTCGGCAGTACTTATTGCGATCTGAACGTGCCATATGCGGATCTGTCCTGGACGGCAAGTGCTAATGCTTATTCTTATAATTTATATCGAAATAATGTCTCAGATTCTCTGCAATCCGTCTATTTTTCCGTCAGGTCGCCAATAACCGATGGCGGGTCGAGGAGCCTGCAGTTTGATGGATCGGATGATTATGCGGCAATCGCGAATGAATCAAACTTTGATTTTGAGCGAGATCGAGCATTTTCGATCACAGCTTGGCTTAAGCCGGATGCATCAAGTACCGGAATTCAGGAAGTGATCACAAAGGCGTCGGATTACAGTCCGTATAGAGGATGGCATCTGATAACGAATTACTATTTTCCAACCTCGCAGGTGAGGGCTGGAACCATATCTTTCATGATGGTCAATACTTGGTCTTCAAACGCTATCACGGTGAGCACTACATCGCCAAGCATGCTGAATGATGGCGGTTGGCACCATTACGTGATCACTTATGACGGTTCCAGTCTGGCAAGTGGCGTAAGGATATATGAAGACGGGATCTCTCTTGGTGTTACAATCGATGAAAATTCATTAAGCAATACGATATTGAGCGATGCGCCGGTAACGATCGGCGCGCGCCAGGGCGGGTCACCGCAGTGGCATGAGCTTTTTGACGGATCGATCGACGAGGTCCGCATCTACGGAAGAAGTTTAAGTGGAATAGAAATTGCGGAGCAATATAATGCTATCTATAAAAACGAACTTGGCCTGGCCGGTGTCTGGCATTTTGATGAAAAAGCGGGAGTAGCGGCATATGACAATTCCGGGAATGGTTCCGACGGAACATTGATCAATGGTCCCGAAAGACAGTCTGATTCTCCGAATATACTAAGTTCTCTTCCTCTGGAATCGAATAAAAACTATAAATATGCGGTGAAGGCGATGGGGATCGGAAATGAGAGCGCTATGTCGAATGAAGTTTCCATTATTGCGCCGGATTGTTCGCCGGTTCAGGCGAATCTGATCCTGACTCCGGGTTGTGATGTTTCGGGAACGCAGATAGCGCTTTCGTGGCTGCCGGATCCGAACACATCCTATTGGACCATATATAAAAAGCGCACCAGCGAGCCGTTTGCGGCATATACATGTATTAATTGTCCGGGGACAACTTTGACTTCATATATCGACCTGAATGTTGAAAGCAGCGCCAGCTATGATTATTATATTGAGGCGCATGGAAGCAGCAGCGTCGCATTTTCCGAAGAAAAGACAGCCATTGCCATGGAGTGCTTTGATGTTCCCGCAAAACCCGTGATCAGCAGGGATTCCGGATATGTATGCGGCGGAGCTTTGCCGGGCAATACCGATAACACCGTGTTGCCGATATGCGCGGGTTCTTCATCGCGTATGCAGATCAATTGGGCGCCCTATGACGAAAGCAAGACCTTCTCGTATAATATTTTGAGAAAGAATGTGTCGGCAGGCGAAACAAATTTCAGCAAGATCAGGGAGAATATGCCGTATCTGGCCAGAACCTATATTGACGGCAATATAAACAGTGTGGAGAATTATGTATATAAAGTGGAAGCTGTGGGCTCGGGCGTTGATAATTCGGTGGAATCGGATCCCAGCTTGCAGACAACATCTTGCGATTGTCTGAATATTCCGCCTTTTTATCCGCCATTCCTTTCTCTTGTTTCCGCAAGCTACACCTTGAGTGCGGGCGGTAATGTTGAGATCAAATGGAGCGATACGCAGAATGAAACTTCATATGAGATATTCAGAAGGCTCCAGGGTGATTCGGAGTTTGCTTATGTGGGCATGGGCGAAAAGATGGATGACCTGTTCGGCCTGTTCATCAATAAAGCGACGGCAGCCTATTCAACGCCTTTGGATTCGATGGTCTCGGGAACCGATTATGAGGATCCTCCTCCAACAGGTTTTGTTACATTCAATGATCTGACAGCCCAGGAGGATACGACCTATGAATATCAGATCAGGGCAGTGAATGCGGCAGGCACGACGAGTTCAAATATCATATCTCCCGTTTATGTTCCGATCGCTCCTCCGGGAGACTTTATGCTTGATTATGAAAATCTTCCGAATAGGGTAAGGTTGGATTGGTCTGCGGCAGAGTATTCTGTAAAAGGCGGACCGCCGGTATATACGGTCTACAGGGATGATAATTCGGATTTCAGTTCGGCAGAAGTCATATGCCTGAATGTCGCGGATTTCCCGGTTGATTCCGATAACAGGATATGCATGGATAATGATCCGCTTCCGGGATTTGCATTCTATAGAGTAAGAGCTGTGAACAACTCCCCTATATATACTGATTCCAATACAGTACCCGTTCTAAGTACCCTCAAGTGGGACGAGACAACTCCATAA
- a CDS encoding type II secretion system protein produces MISDKLTQMHELDQKGMTLLETMVALGLFSLVIVFTMGLFISGIKSQARASEMNLVNNEASFLLERMGREIRMANKIDDMRIRNYDDSGTPNPGPRINFTNHESKSAVYCQADSSGVCASGASAVAVSVGYDGSFVPISSPNIKVTNLHFYSNGDLVASPAEQPIITILLELESSRDPSVTIKLQTSVVPRVY; encoded by the coding sequence ATGATCTCAGATAAATTAACCCAGATGCATGAACTTGACCAAAAAGGAATGACGCTTCTTGAAACCATGGTGGCACTCGGGCTGTTTTCGCTTGTCATAGTTTTTACGATGGGGCTTTTCATAAGCGGAATAAAGTCTCAGGCGCGCGCAAGCGAGATGAATCTGGTCAATAATGAAGCAAGTTTTCTTTTGGAAAGAATGGGCCGGGAGATCAGGATGGCGAATAAGATCGATGATATGCGAATAAGGAATTACGATGACAGCGGAACTCCGAATCCTGGGCCAAGGATAAATTTCACCAATCACGAAAGCAAGAGTGCGGTCTATTGCCAGGCGGATTCGTCCGGGGTTTGCGCGAGCGGTGCGAGCGCTGTCGCTGTTTCGGTGGGTTATGACGGGAGTTTTGTCCCAATAAGCTCTCCGAATATAAAAGTGACCAATTTGCATTTTTATTCAAATGGCGATCTGGTTGCATCTCCGGCGGAACAGCCGATCATTACCATTCTGCTTGAACTGGAAAGTTCGAGGGATCCCAGCGTCACGATTAAATTGCAGACATCCGTTGTTCCTAGGGTTTATTAA
- a CDS encoding type II secretion system protein: MSDPKLNKKEFTLRNSNGFTLLEMMLVIVIISIMSVVVMNNYNSQKKTKEMQFAIQKISDDIRRVQNYSINIKKFEDYDISGGYGIHFERDGAGYIIFLNSPSVLNKAYVSGEDQIVETIVLSPSVTIETLNGVSDLPNADILFGPPYGKVNMTFNGTLQGSGATLEVKILRSPEGCPTFCRTVTVNSQGQIK, translated from the coding sequence ATGTCAGATCCGAAATTAAACAAAAAAGAGTTTACCCTGAGGAATTCGAATGGTTTTACGTTGCTGGAGATGATGCTTGTTATCGTCATAATTTCGATAATGTCGGTTGTGGTCATGAATAACTATAATTCCCAGAAAAAAACCAAGGAGATGCAGTTCGCGATCCAAAAGATTTCGGATGACATAAGAAGAGTTCAAAATTATTCGATAAATATAAAGAAATTCGAGGATTATGACATATCCGGCGGATACGGGATCCATTTCGAAAGGGATGGCGCCGGCTATATCATATTTCTTAATTCTCCATCAGTATTGAACAAGGCTTATGTTTCCGGCGAAGACCAGATCGTCGAAACAATAGTTCTTTCTCCAAGTGTTACGATCGAAACTCTGAACGGTGTCTCTGATCTTCCGAATGCGGATATTCTGTTTGGGCCGCCTTACGGGAAGGTGAATATGACATTTAATGGAACACTGCAGGGCAGCGGGGCAACCCTGGAGGTCAAAATATTGAGAAGTCCCGAAGGCTGTCCGACGTTCTGCAGGACCGTTACGGTTAATTCTCAGGGCCAGATAAAATAA
- a CDS encoding type II secretion system F family protein, with translation MKFQFKAITISGNQQEGKIEATTQEKAIEILQRHKLVIVSIKPVREYLSLGKMFSFLHKVKREKIIMFSKELAVMLESGIPLVEALRILYGQEENEYFKEQIYSIASKVDDGMPFSSALAESPNLFSDFYINIVRAGEASGKLQETFVHLSTYMDKQSYLNAKLKNAMIYPVVVIAGFGVVGVGVMVFVMPQLVSVFDKAGQELPFTTKALISLSKFFQDYLVVIIVLSISFAYLLKSYISTPNGKKIFDAMILKIPKIKTILQKVYVSRFAGNLSMLIASGIPITDALKITGNIVGNNVYKELIFSSIDEVKIGGSVSYVFERSDNFPVVVSKMMRIGEKSGQFGKILQDISSFYEKEIDLAIEGIMALIEPVLIFVLGIGVLIFILSILQPIYGMTSTLS, from the coding sequence ATGAAATTTCAATTCAAGGCGATCACGATCAGCGGGAACCAGCAGGAGGGGAAGATCGAGGCCACCACCCAGGAAAAAGCCATTGAGATCCTGCAGAGGCATAAGCTCGTTATTGTTTCGATAAAGCCTGTCAGGGAATACCTTTCGCTCGGGAAAATGTTCTCGTTCCTTCATAAGGTCAAAAGAGAGAAAATAATCATGTTCTCGAAAGAGCTGGCTGTTATGCTTGAATCCGGCATACCTCTCGTCGAAGCGCTCAGAATACTCTATGGGCAGGAGGAGAATGAATATTTCAAAGAGCAGATATACAGCATAGCGAGCAAAGTGGATGACGGCATGCCTTTTTCATCGGCGCTTGCGGAGTCTCCGAATCTTTTTTCGGATTTTTATATCAATATCGTCAGGGCGGGCGAAGCTTCGGGAAAATTGCAGGAAACATTCGTGCACCTTTCGACATATATGGACAAGCAAAGCTATTTGAACGCAAAACTAAAGAATGCAATGATATATCCCGTTGTTGTGATCGCGGGATTCGGAGTTGTCGGTGTCGGCGTAATGGTGTTTGTAATGCCTCAATTGGTTTCAGTGTTCGACAAAGCCGGACAGGAGCTTCCGTTCACAACGAAGGCTCTGATCAGCTTGTCGAAGTTCTTCCAGGACTATCTTGTTGTGATCATTGTCCTTTCCATTAGTTTTGCTTATCTTTTGAAGAGCTATATATCCACGCCCAATGGAAAAAAAATATTTGATGCCATGATCTTGAAAATTCCCAAAATAAAAACCATATTGCAAAAAGTCTATGTTTCAAGATTTGCGGGAAATCTGTCCATGCTTATCGCAAGCGGAATACCCATAACTGATGCGCTCAAGATCACCGGAAATATCGTGGGGAATAATGTATACAAGGAATTGATCTTCAGCAGTATCGATGAGGTTAAGATCGGCGGGTCAGTATCTTATGTTTTTGAAAGAAGCGATAATTTCCCCGTTGTGGTTTCGAAAATGATGAGGATCGGAGAAAAGTCCGGGCAGTTCGGCAAGATACTTCAGGATATATCTTCTTTCTATGAGAAAGAAATCGATCTTGCGATCGAAGGCATAATGGCGCTTATCGAACCGGTTTTGATATTTGTTCTTGGGATCGGCGTGCTGATATTCATATTGTCGATCTTGCAGCCGATCTATGGAATGACCAGCACATTAAGTTGA